One segment of Bradyrhizobium sp. CB2312 DNA contains the following:
- a CDS encoding gluconokinase: protein MAGVEAPCALIVMGVSGSGKSTVAAALGERLGWRFEDGDSFHPASNVEKMRAGHPLTDEDRWPWLNAIADEIARVCGKGGHVIIACSALKHTYRDVLLRGRDDVRFVFLRGTKELIAERLAQRKGHFMPPGLLKSQFDTLEPPEAGEHVVTVSIDETVEAIVDGIVRQLKLGGATLRP from the coding sequence GTGGCGGGCGTTGAAGCACCTTGTGCGTTGATCGTGATGGGCGTGTCGGGTTCGGGCAAGAGCACAGTTGCAGCCGCGCTCGGTGAGCGGCTCGGCTGGCGCTTCGAGGACGGCGACAGCTTTCACCCCGCGAGCAACGTGGAGAAGATGCGGGCCGGCCATCCCCTCACCGACGAGGACCGCTGGCCCTGGCTCAACGCCATCGCCGACGAGATCGCGCGGGTCTGCGGCAAGGGCGGGCACGTCATCATCGCCTGCTCGGCGCTGAAGCACACCTACCGCGACGTGCTGCTGCGCGGACGCGACGACGTCCGCTTCGTGTTCCTGAGGGGCACGAAGGAGCTGATCGCCGAGCGGCTGGCGCAGCGCAAGGGTCATTTCATGCCGCCCGGGTTGCTGAAGAGCCAGTTCGACACGCTCGAGCCGCCGGAGGCGGGCGAGCACGTCGTCACCGTCTCGATCGACGAGACTGTCGAGGCGATCGTCGACGGCATCGTCCGGCAGTTGAAACTGGGCGGCGCGACGCTGAGGCCATAA
- a CDS encoding maltotransferase domain-containing protein, whose translation MNKTIQTVESAAAGSAFLIENVYPLIDGGRFAVKRIAGERVEVWADIYRGGDAVISAALIWRGEQDREWRSEPMIHHGNDRWSGAFTPVEPGQYVYVIEAWTDEFATWSNGVARKQRTGADVSLDAVEGAGLLTKAHGAGQDAAAVIIRQCEDYLETGNVAPLLGAELGKAMAESQSRPDLTRSPPFPLIIDRDKARFGAWYQMMPRSQSRVPGRHGTLRDCIARVPDIAAMGFDVLYLTPIQPIGHTRRKGRNNAPVATEGEPGSPYAIGSAAGGHDALHPELGTIEDFRALVATCLEYGLELALDFAVQCSPDHPWLTQHPEWFKWRPDRSVRTADRPYSDIVIPDFASVDRVGLWNAFRDAMLFWIDHGVTIFAIANHDTAPLPFWDWLIGDIRRRHPEVILFSKTFTKPKPMKGLAKLGFAQSFTYFPWHTLRWELEQYFDELTRYPERDFYRPNLFVNTPDLLPFHLQSGEIWAFKSRVALAATLSGSFGIYSGFELLEHEAVPGREEYQDSEKYQIRQRDWDKPGNIKAYIAALNRIRNENAALQQTASLRFLGAEDGETIAFAKEATDPANTTIAVIALSRHPREFWLPLGDLTIDVGGERRHVTALENLLTGEQCRIEWGGLKLRIDPDRDPALLFRCLA comes from the coding sequence GTGAACAAGACAATTCAAACTGTCGAGAGTGCCGCTGCCGGCAGCGCTTTCCTCATCGAAAACGTCTATCCCTTGATCGACGGCGGCCGCTTCGCCGTGAAACGGATTGCGGGCGAGCGCGTCGAGGTCTGGGCCGACATCTATCGCGGTGGCGATGCCGTGATATCCGCCGCGCTGATCTGGCGAGGAGAGCAGGACCGCGAATGGCGGAGCGAGCCGATGATCCATCACGGCAATGACCGCTGGTCCGGCGCGTTCACGCCTGTCGAGCCCGGCCAATATGTCTATGTGATCGAAGCCTGGACCGACGAATTTGCGACCTGGTCAAACGGTGTCGCGCGAAAACAGCGCACCGGCGCCGATGTCAGCCTCGACGCGGTCGAGGGCGCCGGCCTGCTGACCAAGGCGCATGGCGCAGGACAGGACGCTGCAGCTGTCATCATCAGGCAGTGCGAGGATTATCTTGAGACCGGAAACGTCGCCCCGCTGCTTGGGGCCGAGCTCGGCAAGGCCATGGCCGAAAGCCAGTCGCGGCCCGACCTGACCCGCTCGCCGCCCTTCCCGCTTATTATCGACCGCGACAAGGCGCGCTTTGGCGCCTGGTACCAGATGATGCCGCGCAGCCAGAGCCGGGTCCCCGGCCGGCACGGCACGCTGCGCGACTGCATCGCGCGCGTGCCGGATATCGCCGCGATGGGCTTCGACGTGCTCTACCTCACGCCGATCCAACCGATCGGCCACACACGCCGCAAGGGCCGCAACAATGCGCCGGTGGCGACCGAAGGCGAGCCGGGCTCGCCCTATGCGATCGGCTCAGCCGCAGGCGGACACGATGCGCTGCATCCCGAGCTCGGCACCATCGAGGATTTCCGCGCGCTGGTCGCCACTTGCCTCGAATACGGCCTCGAGCTCGCGCTCGACTTCGCCGTGCAATGCTCGCCGGATCATCCCTGGCTGACGCAGCATCCGGAATGGTTCAAATGGCGGCCGGACCGCTCGGTGCGGACGGCCGATCGTCCCTATTCGGACATCGTCATCCCCGATTTCGCCTCGGTCGATCGGGTCGGGCTGTGGAACGCGTTCCGCGACGCCATGCTGTTCTGGATCGACCATGGCGTCACCATCTTCGCCATCGCCAACCACGACACCGCGCCGCTGCCGTTCTGGGACTGGCTGATCGGCGACATCCGCCGGCGGCACCCCGAGGTGATCCTGTTCTCCAAGACGTTTACGAAGCCGAAGCCGATGAAAGGCCTCGCCAAGCTCGGCTTCGCGCAGTCCTTCACCTATTTTCCCTGGCATACTTTGAGGTGGGAGCTGGAACAATATTTTGACGAGCTGACGCGCTATCCGGAGCGCGACTTCTATCGCCCGAACCTGTTCGTGAACACGCCTGACCTCCTGCCCTTTCATCTCCAGAGCGGCGAGATTTGGGCCTTCAAATCGCGCGTCGCGCTGGCAGCGACGCTGTCGGGCAGCTTCGGCATCTACAGCGGTTTCGAGCTGCTCGAGCACGAGGCCGTGCCCGGCCGCGAAGAGTATCAGGATTCCGAGAAGTACCAGATCAGGCAGCGCGACTGGGACAAGCCAGGCAACATCAAGGCCTACATCGCCGCGCTCAACCGCATCCGCAACGAGAACGCGGCGCTCCAGCAGACCGCAAGCTTGCGCTTCCTCGGCGCTGAGGACGGCGAGACCATCGCCTTTGCCAAGGAGGCGACTGACCCGGCCAACACGACAATCGCCGTCATCGCGCTCTCGCGTCATCCACGCGAATTCTGGCTGCCGCTCGGCGACCTCACCATCGACGTCGGCGGCGAACGCCGCCACGTCACCGCACTCGAAAATCTCCTCACCGGCGAACAGTGCCGCATCGAATGGGGTGGGCTCAAATTGCGTATCGATCCCGACCGCGATCCGGCACTCCTGTTCCGCTGCCTGGCGTAA
- a CDS encoding HAD family hydrolase, producing the protein MTKISLVVSDVDGTLLTKDKTLTERARSAVQRLHQAGIGFTITSSRPAIGMRFLIEPLALWLPVGPFNGSSIIDPEMRPVEQHLIPAGAAERSLQILREFGADIWLFTYDKWLIDNPNGKYVAHEQHTIRSDPTIVTDFSPYLASACKIVGASADAAGLEACEKAMQEALGSEATAVRSQTYYLDITPPGFNKGTFVEAMAKRLGISTDAVATIGDMQNDLAMFRVSGTSIAMGNATDNVKDQATHVTASNEQDGFAEAMEMVLKWNGVG; encoded by the coding sequence ATGACGAAAATCTCACTCGTTGTCTCCGACGTCGACGGCACGCTGCTGACCAAGGACAAAACGCTGACCGAGCGCGCGAGGAGCGCGGTGCAGCGGCTGCACCAGGCCGGCATCGGCTTCACCATCACCTCCAGCCGCCCCGCCATCGGCATGCGCTTCCTGATCGAGCCGCTGGCGCTGTGGCTGCCGGTCGGCCCGTTCAATGGCTCCTCGATCATCGATCCCGAGATGAGGCCGGTCGAGCAGCACCTGATTCCGGCGGGCGCCGCCGAACGGTCGTTGCAGATCCTGCGCGAGTTCGGCGCCGACATCTGGCTGTTCACCTACGACAAATGGCTGATCGACAACCCGAACGGCAAATATGTCGCGCATGAGCAGCACACCATCCGCTCCGACCCCACCATCGTGACGGATTTTTCGCCGTACCTCGCCAGCGCCTGCAAGATCGTCGGCGCCAGCGCCGATGCCGCCGGGCTCGAGGCTTGCGAGAAGGCGATGCAGGAGGCCCTCGGCAGCGAGGCCACCGCGGTGCGCTCGCAGACCTACTATCTCGACATCACTCCGCCCGGCTTCAACAAGGGCACGTTCGTCGAGGCCATGGCCAAGCGCCTCGGCATCTCGACCGATGCGGTCGCCACCATCGGCGACATGCAGAACGACCTCGCCATGTTCCGCGTCAGCGGCACCTCGATCGCCATGGGCAACGCCACCGACAACGTCAAGGACCAGGCCACCCACGTCACCGCGAGCAACGAGCAGGATGGTTTTGCCGAGGCGATGGAGATGGTCTTGAAGTGGAATGGGGTGGGCTAG
- the malQ gene encoding 4-alpha-glucanotransferase, with protein MDLLAQARIKGVQSEFIDALGKLRVTDPVALKSILDALPEKRVYRFVAGPVVVRALGNPRTELATIGAAPLRWKIIGKDSVIAQGETREPVIAWPAGLPPGYHRLTLTDAEGVSEDVPMIVAPERAFGGDFDRGWLLAVQLYSVRSNRNWGIGDFTDLAGLLRLAKQLGADGVGLNPLHVLFDDHPSDCSPYSPNSRLFLNPLYIDVEAIPEFSADLVPDAAATAARLRQGDRVPYAAMAALKWPALRAAFNSFVTSASAARRKAFDAFRAERAPLLSRFACFEVLRHRFTGPWWDWPAEWQQPDEAKCAGLRNGPDKREVEFVEFVQWTADSQLRAARELASQLGMRVGLYLDVAVGVQSNGFDAWNEQMAISRHLAVGAPPDVLNTVGQDWGLAGFNAGGLEAQSFVPFADMLAASMRHAGAIRLDHVLGLKRLYLVPRGFKPDNGAYVQMPFEALLGAVVRESAAHKCIVIGEDLGTVPEGFRETMQDFGIWSYLVMMFERDDSGHFRNIDHYRPNALVTLNTHDLCTYAGWRSFSDLKMKRSLGLDPGEDDQARWDALGALDEILRQNGISANDLYSVLAFLSRTPSRLLAVSLEDLLGVIDQPNIPGTIDEHPNWRQRLPVALDQIAKKVDLAALKAATRERSLANGR; from the coding sequence ATGGATCTTTTAGCTCAAGCCCGGATCAAGGGCGTTCAATCTGAATTTATCGACGCCCTCGGCAAGCTGCGGGTCACCGATCCCGTGGCCCTTAAATCCATCCTCGACGCCCTGCCGGAAAAGCGGGTTTACCGCTTCGTCGCCGGGCCGGTCGTGGTCCGTGCCCTGGGCAATCCGCGCACCGAATTGGCGACGATCGGCGCCGCGCCGCTCAGATGGAAAATCATCGGCAAGGACAGCGTCATCGCGCAAGGCGAGACGCGCGAGCCTGTGATCGCCTGGCCGGCGGGCCTCCCGCCCGGTTATCACCGGCTGACACTCACCGATGCCGAAGGCGTGAGCGAAGACGTGCCGATGATCGTGGCGCCGGAGCGCGCCTTCGGCGGCGATTTCGACCGCGGCTGGCTCCTCGCCGTGCAGCTCTACAGCGTCCGCTCGAACCGCAATTGGGGCATCGGCGATTTCACCGATCTGGCCGGGCTCCTCCGGCTGGCAAAACAGCTCGGCGCCGACGGCGTCGGGCTCAATCCGCTGCACGTGTTGTTCGACGATCATCCCTCAGATTGCAGCCCCTATTCGCCGAACAGCCGGCTGTTCCTCAATCCGCTCTATATCGACGTCGAGGCAATCCCCGAATTTTCCGCAGATCTCGTGCCGGATGCGGCTGCGACCGCTGCGCGGCTCCGCCAGGGCGATCGCGTGCCCTACGCCGCCATGGCGGCCTTGAAATGGCCGGCGTTGCGCGCCGCATTCAACAGCTTCGTGACCAGCGCGAGCGCGGCGCGCCGGAAGGCGTTCGACGCCTTCCGCGCCGAACGCGCGCCGCTGTTGTCGCGCTTTGCCTGTTTCGAGGTGCTGCGCCATCGCTTCACGGGGCCGTGGTGGGACTGGCCGGCGGAATGGCAGCAGCCGGATGAGGCGAAATGCGCGGGCTTGCGCAACGGCCCCGACAAGCGCGAGGTCGAGTTCGTCGAATTCGTGCAATGGACGGCGGACAGCCAATTGCGTGCCGCAAGGGAGCTGGCGAGCCAGCTCGGCATGCGCGTCGGACTTTATCTCGACGTTGCCGTCGGCGTGCAGTCCAACGGCTTCGACGCCTGGAACGAGCAGATGGCGATCTCGCGCCATCTCGCGGTCGGCGCGCCGCCCGACGTGCTCAACACCGTCGGCCAGGACTGGGGCCTAGCCGGCTTCAATGCCGGCGGCCTCGAAGCGCAGTCCTTTGTGCCGTTTGCCGACATGCTGGCCGCGTCGATGCGCCATGCCGGTGCTATCAGGCTCGATCACGTGCTCGGTTTGAAGCGGCTTTATCTGGTGCCGCGCGGCTTCAAGCCCGACAACGGCGCCTATGTGCAGATGCCGTTCGAGGCGCTGCTCGGCGCGGTGGTGCGCGAGAGCGCAGCCCACAAATGCATCGTGATCGGCGAGGATCTCGGCACGGTGCCGGAAGGTTTCCGCGAGACCATGCAGGATTTCGGCATCTGGTCCTACCTCGTCATGATGTTCGAGCGTGACGATTCCGGCCATTTCCGCAACATCGACCACTACCGGCCGAACGCGCTGGTGACGCTGAACACCCATGATCTGTGCACCTATGCGGGCTGGCGCTCGTTCAGCGATCTCAAGATGAAGCGCTCGCTCGGGCTCGATCCCGGCGAGGACGACCAGGCCCGCTGGGACGCGCTCGGCGCGCTCGACGAGATCCTGCGGCAGAACGGCATCAGCGCCAACGACCTCTATTCGGTGCTCGCCTTCCTGTCGCGCACGCCGTCGCGGCTGCTGGCGGTGTCGCTGGAGGACCTGCTCGGCGTGATCGACCAGCCCAACATTCCCGGCACGATCGACGAGCATCCGAACTGGCGCCAGCGCCTGCCCGTTGCGCTCGACCAGATCGCCAAGAAGGTCGATCTCGCGGCTTTGAAGGCCGCGACGCGGGAACGTTCCTTGGCCAATGGGCGTTGA
- a CDS encoding glycoside hydrolase family 15 protein, which produces MSQRIEDYALIGDCETAALVGRNGSIDWLCWPAFDSDACFAAILGTNKNGRWLVTPADDVVKSTRRYRGDTLILETRLETRTGTVALVDFMPPRGKASDVVRLVRGISGTVKMRMELVIRFGFGVDIPWVRRIDHSLLAICGQDMTVLRTPVETRGEDLTTVSDFEVKEGETVAFVLTYGPSHLEPPGPIDPEQALEETEAFWKDWCRHCTRDGPYHDLIVRSLITLKALTFAPTGGIVAAPTTSLPEKLGGSRNWDYRFCWLRDATFTLLALMNSGYTEEASAWHNWLLRAAAGAPANMQIMYGIWGQRRLLEWEAGWLAGYEGAQPVRVGNAAHAQLQLDVYGELIDAFHQSRMAKLKLDEESWALECNVLNHLAEVWDKPDHGIWERRGQPRHYVFSKVMTWVAFDRGIKSAETFGFKAPLLHWRALREAIHRDVCRRGFDAEGNAFVESYGSKLLDASVLLLPGVGFLPADDPRIRGTIAAVEQHLMRDGFVLRHDPREVPADQPPLEGAFLACSLWLADAYVLSGDLDKAQVLFDRVVGIANDVGLLAEEYDSVARRQTGNFPQALTHIALINTAHNLSAARQKSEKPAMQRSK; this is translated from the coding sequence TTGTCTCAGAGGATCGAGGACTACGCGCTGATCGGCGATTGCGAGACCGCTGCGCTGGTCGGGCGCAACGGCTCGATTGACTGGCTGTGCTGGCCGGCCTTCGATTCCGACGCCTGCTTCGCCGCGATCCTTGGGACAAACAAGAACGGCCGCTGGCTGGTCACGCCAGCCGATGACGTCGTCAAGTCCACGCGCCGCTATCGCGGCGACACTCTCATCCTCGAGACGCGCCTTGAGACCAGGACCGGCACCGTCGCGCTGGTCGACTTCATGCCGCCGCGCGGCAAGGCCTCGGACGTCGTCCGGCTGGTGCGCGGCATCAGCGGCACGGTGAAGATGCGGATGGAGCTGGTGATCCGCTTCGGCTTCGGCGTCGACATTCCCTGGGTGCGGCGGATCGACCACTCCCTGCTCGCGATCTGCGGCCAGGACATGACGGTGCTGCGCACGCCGGTCGAGACCCGCGGCGAGGACCTCACCACGGTGTCCGATTTCGAGGTGAAGGAGGGCGAGACCGTCGCCTTCGTGCTGACCTACGGTCCCTCGCATCTCGAGCCGCCCGGGCCGATCGACCCCGAGCAGGCGCTCGAAGAGACCGAAGCGTTCTGGAAGGACTGGTGCCGCCATTGCACCCGCGACGGCCCCTATCACGATCTCATCGTGCGCTCGCTGATCACGCTGAAGGCGCTGACCTTCGCTCCCACCGGCGGCATCGTCGCCGCGCCCACCACCTCGCTGCCGGAGAAGCTCGGCGGCAGCAGGAACTGGGATTACCGCTTCTGCTGGCTGCGCGATGCCACCTTCACGCTGCTGGCGCTGATGAACTCGGGCTACACCGAGGAAGCCTCGGCCTGGCACAACTGGCTGTTACGCGCGGCCGCCGGCGCGCCGGCGAACATGCAGATCATGTACGGCATCTGGGGCCAGCGGCGCCTGCTGGAATGGGAGGCGGGCTGGCTCGCCGGCTATGAGGGCGCGCAGCCGGTGCGCGTCGGCAATGCCGCGCATGCGCAGCTCCAGCTCGACGTCTACGGCGAGTTGATCGACGCCTTCCACCAGTCGCGCATGGCCAAGCTGAAGCTCGACGAGGAGAGCTGGGCATTGGAATGCAACGTGCTCAATCACCTCGCCGAGGTCTGGGACAAGCCCGACCACGGCATCTGGGAGCGGCGCGGTCAGCCGAGGCATTACGTCTTCTCGAAGGTGATGACCTGGGTCGCCTTCGACCGCGGCATCAAGAGCGCCGAGACTTTTGGCTTCAAGGCGCCGCTGCTGCACTGGCGCGCCTTGCGCGAGGCCATTCATCGTGACGTCTGCCGCAGGGGTTTCGACGCGGAGGGGAATGCTTTCGTCGAGTCCTATGGCTCGAAGCTGCTCGATGCCAGCGTGCTGCTGCTGCCCGGCGTCGGCTTCCTGCCGGCCGACGACCCGCGCATCCGCGGCACCATCGCGGCGGTCGAACAGCACCTGATGCGCGACGGCTTCGTGCTGCGGCACGACCCGCGCGAGGTGCCTGCGGACCAGCCGCCGCTCGAAGGCGCGTTCCTGGCCTGCAGCCTGTGGCTCGCCGATGCCTATGTGCTGTCGGGCGATCTCGACAAGGCGCAAGTCTTGTTCGACCGCGTGGTCGGCATTGCCAACGATGTCGGGCTACTCGCCGAGGAATATGATTCCGTGGCGCGACGCCAGACCGGCAATTTCCCGCAGGCCTTGACCCACATCGCGCTGATCAACACCGCGCATAATCTGTCGGCGGCGAGGCAGAAGAGCGAGAAGCCGGCGATGCAGCGGTCGAAGTAG
- the treS gene encoding maltose alpha-D-glucosyltransferase translates to MNVLSSVDTKKAESAEIVDELWYKDAIIYQLHVKAFADSNNDGIGDFAGLTEKLPYLQDLGVTALWLLPFYPSPGRDDGYDIGDYGSVNPDFGTMKDFKRFIQEAQKRGLRVITELVVNHTSDQHKWFKRARRSHPGSSARNWYVWSDTDQKYQGTRIIFTDTEKSNWTWDPEAGAFYWHRFFSHQPDLNFDNPRVVSAIIQVMKRWLDAGVDGFRLDAIPYLCEREGTSNENLPETHAIIKRLRQELDAYSKGKLLLAEANQWPEDVQEYFGRGDECHMAYHFPLMPRIYMAIAQEDRFPITDILRQTPDIPASCQWALFLRNHDELTLEMVTDVERDYLWTTYANDPRARINVGIRRRLAPLMDNDRRKIELMNSLLLSFPGTPIVYYGDEIGMGDNIYLGDRNGVRTPMQWSPDRNGGFSRCDPARLYAPLIMDPVYGYESVNVEAQSRSLSSLLSATKRLISVRKSTLAFGRGTMTFIRPANRAVLAYVRQYRDEVILCVANLSRAAQATELDLSPWKDRIPQEMLGRTRFPPIGELPYMITLGPYGFYWFQLQERDKSEPVTPRAVPEFETLVVPVNSNWVSLARERGVFERDVLPGFLSRTRWYPEHNPKQIKATLTSAVPFSDIGDNRPWIAFFETTRDDVTTRYVMPMQIEWVRFDRERFNPKALAAVRQGAREGTLLDVATEQIFIGLFLRGLSQNLVVDENNLRLEFKATSRFADYTIKEPQRIRAIEQSNSTALVDNQYVAKIYRRLQSGTSPEIEIGRYLTEVARFANAPALLGSVELIEGDHRSALGVLHAYVENQGDGWTVTTGYLDRYIDEQRVLPPGETHRETQEQAPYLHFMAQIGRRLGELHVALAAAKTDDLAPEPIGSTQIERWVSDLKARAERVFERLAESRDGLREADRPLIDRIIAARNTLPDRLNALLRSGIGGLNIRHHGDFRLGQILIVKDDIFIIDFDGDPRLPLADKRRKLPAARDVAGLIRSIDLSVNAALGRARTGASDEQDRLAAALDEWRERATATFLTAYDEAMTDRRLWPDDAQASEGLLRFFLLDEAFDEVEYELSHRPEGLHAPLTGLLRILSSTESEAHA, encoded by the coding sequence ATGAACGTATTGTCTTCCGTCGACACCAAGAAGGCCGAGTCTGCCGAGATCGTGGACGAGCTCTGGTACAAGGACGCCATCATCTACCAGCTCCACGTCAAGGCCTTTGCCGACAGCAACAATGACGGCATCGGCGACTTCGCCGGGCTGACCGAGAAGCTGCCTTATCTGCAGGACCTCGGCGTCACCGCGCTGTGGCTGCTGCCGTTCTATCCCTCGCCCGGCCGCGACGACGGCTACGACATCGGCGACTACGGCTCGGTCAACCCCGATTTCGGGACGATGAAGGATTTCAAGCGCTTCATCCAGGAGGCGCAGAAGCGCGGCCTGCGCGTCATCACCGAGCTCGTCGTCAACCACACTTCCGACCAGCACAAATGGTTCAAGCGCGCGCGCCGCAGCCATCCGGGCTCCAGCGCCCGCAACTGGTATGTCTGGAGCGACACCGACCAGAAATACCAGGGCACGCGCATCATCTTCACCGACACCGAGAAGTCGAACTGGACCTGGGATCCGGAGGCCGGCGCGTTCTACTGGCACCGCTTCTTCTCGCACCAGCCCGACCTCAATTTCGACAATCCGCGCGTCGTCAGCGCCATCATCCAGGTGATGAAGCGCTGGCTCGACGCCGGTGTCGACGGCTTCCGGCTCGACGCCATTCCCTATCTCTGCGAGCGCGAGGGCACCTCGAACGAGAACCTCCCGGAGACGCATGCGATCATCAAGCGCCTGCGCCAGGAGCTCGACGCGTACTCCAAGGGCAAGCTGCTGCTGGCCGAGGCCAACCAATGGCCGGAGGACGTGCAGGAATATTTCGGCCGTGGCGACGAGTGCCACATGGCCTACCACTTCCCGCTGATGCCGCGCATCTACATGGCGATCGCGCAGGAGGACCGCTTCCCGATCACCGACATTTTGCGCCAGACGCCTGATATCCCGGCGAGCTGCCAATGGGCGCTGTTCCTGCGCAATCATGACGAATTGACGCTGGAGATGGTCACCGACGTCGAGCGCGACTATCTCTGGACCACCTATGCCAACGATCCCCGTGCGCGCATCAATGTCGGCATCCGCCGACGCCTCGCGCCGCTGATGGACAACGACCGCCGCAAGATCGAGCTGATGAACTCGCTGCTGCTGTCCTTCCCGGGCACGCCGATCGTCTATTACGGCGACGAGATCGGGATGGGCGACAACATCTATCTCGGCGATCGCAACGGCGTGCGCACGCCGATGCAATGGAGCCCGGATCGCAATGGCGGGTTCTCGCGCTGCGATCCGGCCCGGCTCTACGCGCCGCTGATCATGGACCCGGTCTATGGCTACGAATCGGTGAACGTGGAGGCGCAGTCGCGCAGTCTGTCCTCGCTGCTCAGCGCCACCAAGCGGCTGATCTCGGTGCGCAAGTCGACGCTCGCCTTCGGCCGCGGCACCATGACCTTCATCCGCCCGGCCAACCGCGCGGTGCTGGCCTATGTGCGGCAATATCGCGACGAGGTCATTCTCTGCGTCGCCAATCTGTCGCGCGCAGCGCAGGCGACCGAGCTCGATCTGTCACCGTGGAAGGATCGCATTCCGCAGGAGATGCTGGGGCGCACGCGCTTCCCCCCGATCGGCGAATTGCCCTACATGATCACGCTGGGGCCCTACGGCTTCTACTGGTTCCAGCTTCAGGAGCGCGACAAGTCCGAGCCGGTGACGCCGCGCGCGGTGCCGGAGTTCGAGACGCTGGTGGTGCCGGTCAATTCGAACTGGGTGTCGCTGGCGCGCGAGCGCGGCGTGTTCGAACGCGACGTGCTGCCGGGCTTCCTGTCGCGGACACGCTGGTACCCCGAGCACAATCCCAAGCAGATCAAGGCCACGCTCACCTCCGCGGTGCCGTTCAGCGACATCGGCGACAACAGACCCTGGATCGCGTTCTTCGAGACGACGCGGGACGACGTCACCACGCGCTACGTGATGCCGATGCAGATCGAGTGGGTGCGCTTCGACCGCGAACGCTTCAACCCGAAGGCGCTCGCCGCCGTGCGCCAAGGCGCGCGCGAAGGCACGCTGCTTGACGTTGCGACCGAGCAGATCTTCATCGGGCTTTTCCTGCGGGGTCTGTCGCAAAACCTGGTGGTGGACGAGAACAATTTGCGGCTGGAGTTCAAGGCCACCAGCCGGTTCGCCGATTACACCATCAAGGAGCCCCAGCGCATCCGCGCGATCGAGCAGTCGAACAGCACTGCGCTGGTCGACAACCAATATGTCGCCAAGATCTACCGCCGGCTCCAAAGCGGGACCAGTCCCGAGATCGAGATCGGCCGCTATCTCACGGAAGTGGCCCGCTTTGCCAACGCGCCGGCGCTGCTCGGCAGCGTCGAGCTGATCGAGGGCGATCACCGCAGCGCGCTCGGCGTGCTGCATGCCTATGTCGAGAACCAGGGCGACGGCTGGACGGTGACCACGGGCTATCTCGACCGCTATATCGACGAGCAGCGCGTGCTGCCGCCAGGGGAAACGCACCGCGAGACCCAGGAGCAGGCCCCCTATCTGCACTTCATGGCGCAGATCGGCCGGCGGCTCGGCGAGCTGCATGTCGCACTGGCCGCGGCAAAGACCGACGATCTCGCCCCTGAGCCGATCGGCTCAACACAAATCGAGCGCTGGGTCTCCGACCTCAAGGCGCGCGCCGAGCGGGTGTTCGAGCGCCTCGCTGAGAGCCGCGACGGCCTGCGGGAGGCGGACCGGCCGCTGATCGACCGCATCATCGCGGCACGCAACACCCTGCCCGACCGGCTGAATGCACTATTGCGTTCCGGGATCGGCGGGTTGAACATCCGTCATCATGGCGACTTCCGCCTCGGGCAAATTCTGATCGTGAAGGATGACATCTTCATCATCGATTTCGACGGCGATCCGCGTCTGCCGCTGGCCGACAAGCGGCGCAAGCTGCCTGCCGCGCGCGACGTCGCCGGCCTGATCCGCTCGATCGACCTTTCGGTCAACGCAGCCCTTGGCCGCGCGCGCACGGGCGCGTCCGACGAGCAAGACCGGCTCGCCGCTGCGCTCGACGAATGGCGCGAGCGTGCGACCGCGACGTTCCTCACTGCCTATGACGAAGCCATGACGGATCGCCGGCTCTGGCCGGACGATGCGCAAGCCTCGGAAGGCCTGTTAAGGTTTTTCCTGCTTGATGAAGCGTTCGACGAAGTAGAGTACGAGCTGTCCCACCGGCCCGAGGGGCTCCATGCGCCGCTGACCGGACTGCTTCGCATTCTGTCCAGTACCGAGAGCGAAGCCCATGCCTAA